A genomic window from Tolypothrix sp. PCC 7910 includes:
- a CDS encoding tetratricopeptide repeat protein yields MCVQNVNAESLELARSRYQAGRVAFENGQYREAVENLEKASALLSRNSRFGGEVQIWLVTAYEAAGRTEDAIALCEQLKRHPYSETSKQARHLLYILKAPKLKRPSEWMTEIPDLGKLPENESQIRVSVKPRPAASTKKPEPEFVDLSQVNTKDNRFIWLALIVIGAILGYLVWLNV; encoded by the coding sequence ATGTGTGTACAGAACGTGAATGCAGAAAGTTTAGAACTTGCCAGATCTCGCTATCAAGCTGGGCGAGTTGCTTTTGAAAATGGGCAATACCGAGAAGCTGTGGAGAATCTGGAAAAAGCCAGCGCCCTCTTGTCTCGAAATTCTCGCTTTGGGGGCGAAGTACAAATTTGGCTGGTAACAGCTTATGAAGCTGCGGGAAGAACAGAGGATGCGATCGCCCTTTGCGAACAACTTAAACGCCATCCCTACTCAGAAACCAGTAAACAAGCCCGGCATTTACTCTACATCTTAAAAGCACCGAAGCTGAAAAGACCCAGCGAATGGATGACAGAAATTCCCGATTTGGGTAAATTACCCGAAAACGAATCGCAAATTCGCGTATCTGTCAAGCCGCGCCCAGCTGCTAGCACCAAAAAACCAGAACCGGAATTTGTTGATCTCAGCCAAGTCAATACCAAAGATAACCGCTTTATCTGGTTGGCATTAATTGTCATCGGGGCAATTCTGGGATACTTGGTTTGGCTGAATGTTTAA
- a CDS encoding PAP/fibrillin family protein has product MNTQLTLKEQFLAKLDKIQKHSDASHVTNLEIDENTATEIEQLTKELESINPNPKPLLNAISLLNGTWLLKYSTAREIRALASLPLGLKVGKVYQVINVANKSFFNIAFVQHPLRIISGFVKVAASFEPVQEDLSNLLDKRIQVNFEKRYLSIEKILGINTPQLNPFKVVPASNPKGRVPSLDITYLDETLRIGRGGDGSLFILTKSQDLPDKFR; this is encoded by the coding sequence TTGAATACTCAACTAACCCTTAAAGAACAATTCCTAGCTAAGCTTGATAAAATTCAAAAGCACAGTGATGCTTCTCATGTCACCAATTTAGAGATAGACGAAAATACTGCCACAGAAATTGAGCAATTAACAAAGGAACTCGAAAGTATTAATCCCAATCCTAAACCTCTGCTAAATGCCATTTCTCTACTGAATGGAACTTGGTTACTGAAATACTCCACTGCTAGAGAAATTCGGGCTTTAGCTTCTCTACCATTGGGGTTAAAAGTAGGTAAAGTATACCAAGTAATTAATGTTGCCAATAAATCATTTTTCAATATAGCTTTTGTGCAACATCCTCTGAGAATAATATCAGGCTTCGTGAAAGTTGCAGCTAGCTTTGAGCCTGTCCAAGAAGATTTATCGAATCTACTGGACAAACGTATCCAAGTCAATTTTGAAAAACGCTACTTATCAATTGAAAAAATTCTGGGCATTAACACACCTCAACTTAACCCATTTAAAGTTGTTCCAGCTAGTAATCCTAAAGGACGAGTTCCTAGCCTAGATATTACTTATTTAGATGAAACTTTAAGAATTGGGCGTGGTGGAGATGGTAGTTTATTTATTCTGACTAAATCTCAAGATTTACCCGATAAATTTAGATAA
- a CDS encoding translation initiation factor IF-2 N-terminal domain-containing protein, with amino-acid sequence MNKTKVRIYELSKEINVDSKKLLVICQQLNIVAKSPSSTISEFEAERVRKAAKPAVTKVATTRKTSSLKMKMASEDWGYMFVNSTIDSLIRHLAGADAVAEYPDFSERREYAHELMWECVGQNPCQFYLRRKGAGRAAKEEIWELIIATDSEHSKLPLRLQKLGKTLGFKAAVHPNGYEGLRILSAYLLPIARGNNDAYAVPLRLRLLPNHEHHIGIPSTVFAHIANTPICGDFVPTEEQLKAWKAFLQIEEKIAQARQFCVPYRKHNYNFKRRISFQIDVNSATLDGSPENLLDIENFWERVRKAKNEDLKLFETAPNGRNWQQSRLLGSIEEIDIKNRIISVRIERDFADYITSERYQLPDTGFLCFEAVGDIKQIQRKKKALDDLNNGRTQNPYLGNFLFDAAQARPVHQTVELSVEDLLLSSANPGQKAAVETVLSAEDLVLIQGPPGTGKTTVIAEICYQVALRGGRTLIASQANLAVDNALSRLVHNPVIRAIRKGRAEKVGEEGQPFLEDQVIGTWLDNTASDCETRLSNRHQNLENYRQLLASYPRFTTYIQAEEEFQVNQEELTQKRSKLTVNLQQQEALYQDALAKKTEIETLISGLENLLDSPSIVNWEAPEITNFLPHLRPYTEGNTLVKDFLVNVAKAINLTDKLGFIRPQCGAFGLAVWLRDTVAKGIPDFKTALIYAQSATVAMLEVAAAVQVFKQHSSNLQQLQKDNQQFFSKQHSLQQTIQNWENRKQELESVIAAVKEWKATVTTRLSEILNNARQTNQPLTLELMQLPPGLVMLANSLKISLMPSNYTVNLPDWDLLAKAIAYEIEGEYTDRKGRQHSFSYFLQQNFSKIPLVLKTSDQTQWQEIAQQVNNYQYLTQNQRKTIVDATQLFLNRIQQNYGALWEANNSEATLTKITQELIESILSNARQCVFKVKTEIEQHLQHLQQQLNELHNHETASQQIFNIQNQIETARQDANVKLARAINTLQEINQQPNIPQQLRTLVDQYLTTQAKIWEHPQEFSKHVHAWITQLSQLENLITSLEPFAVLENIKFSLIEQLSILQEETTIVQQQLETLKLKLDKISEQTQPELSETLLLERNWWQIEWQGIADKFKIQSPSIDLYNIEFLRSIKSQFDTLQEQLTQDEVYLNRYGNFIQDWIEKVRNPSERDRHDLRQVYLDNANVVGITCVQAANRDFSEEFQCFDVVIVDEVSKCTPPELLIPALKGRKLVMVGDHRQLPPMLDTSTLEEVVQEIGSSREELQFLEESLFKSQFEDADQSIKQMLTTQYRMHPNIMGAINQFYEGKLECGISQPDIKRAHDLAGEIVQPQHHLLWVKMPRENAFQEQREGTSLFNLQEIDVIEALCQQFENTWAAKVACGEPKKEIAVITFYGAQLRKIDERLQPELFPSLQIRTGTVDRFQGMERPVVIVSMVRNNNKGDVGFAKKSERVNVAFSRAQELLVIVGCHDLFTKQPGKVGNMYSEVANVVSHHGGFVDVSHILK; translated from the coding sequence ATGAACAAAACAAAAGTTAGAATTTACGAACTTTCAAAGGAAATAAATGTAGATAGCAAAAAGCTATTAGTCATATGCCAACAACTCAATATTGTCGCTAAAAGCCCTAGTAGCACTATTTCAGAATTTGAAGCAGAACGTGTTCGCAAAGCTGCTAAACCAGCAGTTACTAAAGTTGCTACTACTCGCAAAACTAGTTCCTTAAAAATGAAAATGGCCTCAGAAGATTGGGGCTATATGTTCGTAAATTCAACGATTGATAGTTTAATCCGGCATTTAGCAGGCGCGGATGCAGTCGCAGAATATCCCGATTTTAGCGAACGTCGAGAATACGCCCATGAATTAATGTGGGAATGCGTTGGACAAAATCCTTGTCAGTTTTATTTGCGTCGCAAAGGTGCAGGAAGAGCAGCCAAAGAAGAAATTTGGGAATTAATTATTGCCACTGATTCTGAGCATAGTAAGTTACCTCTGAGACTGCAAAAGTTAGGCAAAACTTTAGGATTTAAAGCTGCAGTACACCCAAATGGCTACGAAGGTTTAAGAATTTTATCTGCTTATTTACTCCCAATTGCACGGGGAAATAATGATGCTTATGCTGTACCATTGCGCTTGCGGCTTCTGCCTAACCATGAGCATCATATCGGTATTCCCTCAACAGTATTTGCACATATAGCAAACACACCTATTTGTGGTGACTTTGTACCTACAGAAGAACAACTAAAAGCATGGAAAGCCTTTCTACAGATTGAAGAGAAAATTGCTCAAGCGCGTCAATTTTGTGTACCTTACCGTAAGCATAACTATAACTTTAAAAGACGTATCAGTTTTCAAATTGATGTCAACTCAGCTACCCTGGATGGTTCACCTGAAAATCTGTTGGATATCGAAAACTTTTGGGAACGGGTAAGGAAAGCAAAAAACGAAGATTTGAAATTATTTGAAACTGCACCCAATGGCAGAAATTGGCAACAAAGTCGCTTATTAGGTTCCATTGAAGAAATTGATATCAAAAATCGCATCATTAGCGTTAGGATAGAACGCGATTTTGCTGATTATATCACCAGCGAACGTTATCAACTTCCTGATACTGGATTTTTATGTTTTGAAGCAGTTGGTGACATTAAACAAATTCAGCGCAAGAAAAAAGCTTTAGATGATTTAAATAATGGACGCACACAAAATCCTTATTTAGGGAATTTCTTATTTGATGCTGCTCAGGCTCGACCTGTTCATCAAACTGTAGAATTATCAGTAGAAGATTTATTATTATCATCTGCTAATCCCGGTCAAAAAGCAGCAGTAGAAACAGTACTTTCCGCCGAAGATTTAGTTTTAATTCAGGGGCCACCTGGTACAGGTAAAACAACTGTAATTGCTGAGATTTGCTATCAAGTTGCTTTGCGAGGTGGGCGGACTTTGATTGCTTCCCAAGCGAATTTAGCAGTAGATAACGCCCTGAGTAGATTAGTTCATAACCCTGTAATTCGGGCAATACGTAAGGGACGTGCTGAGAAAGTAGGCGAAGAAGGACAGCCTTTTTTAGAAGACCAAGTTATTGGCACATGGTTAGATAATACTGCTAGTGACTGCGAAACTCGTCTCAGTAATCGCCACCAGAATTTAGAAAATTATCGTCAATTATTGGCATCATATCCCAGATTTACTACGTATATCCAAGCAGAGGAGGAATTTCAAGTAAATCAGGAAGAATTAACTCAAAAAAGATCTAAATTAACAGTTAATTTGCAACAGCAAGAAGCACTTTATCAGGATGCATTAGCTAAAAAGACTGAAATTGAAACATTAATTTCTGGTTTAGAAAATCTTTTAGATTCGCCATCAATAGTTAATTGGGAAGCACCAGAAATTACTAACTTTTTACCACATTTACGCCCATATACTGAAGGTAATACTTTAGTTAAAGACTTTTTGGTAAATGTCGCTAAAGCTATTAACTTAACTGATAAACTTGGATTTATTCGCCCTCAATGTGGCGCTTTTGGATTGGCTGTTTGGTTACGTGACACTGTCGCGAAGGGAATCCCTGATTTTAAAACTGCATTAATTTATGCTCAAAGTGCAACTGTAGCGATGTTAGAAGTTGCAGCCGCAGTTCAGGTTTTTAAACAGCATTCCAGCAATTTACAACAGTTACAAAAAGATAATCAGCAATTTTTTAGTAAACAGCACAGCCTACAGCAAACTATTCAAAATTGGGAAAATCGCAAGCAGGAACTTGAGTCTGTTATCGCTGCTGTCAAGGAATGGAAAGCCACAGTTACTACGCGTTTATCGGAAATTCTAAATAATGCTCGGCAGACTAATCAACCTTTAACCTTAGAGCTAATGCAATTGCCGCCAGGATTGGTGATGCTGGCTAATTCTTTAAAAATATCATTGATGCCCAGTAATTACACCGTTAATCTACCAGACTGGGATTTATTAGCAAAGGCGATCGCTTACGAAATCGAGGGAGAATATACTGATAGAAAAGGTAGACAGCATAGTTTTAGCTATTTTCTCCAGCAGAATTTTAGCAAAATTCCTTTGGTTTTGAAAACGAGCGATCAAACTCAATGGCAAGAAATTGCTCAACAGGTTAATAACTATCAATATTTAACGCAAAATCAGCGAAAAACTATAGTTGATGCTACTCAACTTTTCTTGAATAGAATTCAACAAAACTATGGCGCATTATGGGAAGCCAATAATAGTGAAGCAACTCTCACTAAAATTACCCAAGAACTTATAGAAAGCATCCTTAGCAATGCGCGTCAATGCGTTTTTAAAGTCAAAACTGAAATAGAACAGCATTTACAACATCTGCAACAACAGTTAAATGAACTGCACAATCATGAAACTGCATCTCAGCAAATATTTAACATTCAAAATCAGATAGAAACAGCTAGACAAGATGCTAATGTGAAACTGGCAAGAGCAATTAATACTTTGCAAGAAATCAACCAACAGCCAAACATTCCTCAGCAACTACGTACTCTAGTTGACCAATATCTCACAACCCAAGCTAAAATTTGGGAGCATCCACAGGAATTTTCTAAGCACGTCCATGCTTGGATAACTCAGCTAAGTCAGCTAGAAAATTTAATTACATCTCTAGAGCCATTTGCTGTCTTAGAAAATATCAAATTTTCTTTAATTGAGCAGCTATCAATCTTACAAGAAGAAACAACAATTGTTCAACAACAGCTTGAGACTTTAAAACTAAAATTAGATAAAATATCCGAACAAACACAACCAGAATTATCAGAGACTTTATTATTAGAGCGCAACTGGTGGCAGATAGAATGGCAAGGGATAGCTGATAAATTTAAAATTCAAAGTCCTAGTATTGATTTATATAATATAGAATTTTTACGCAGCATTAAATCTCAATTTGATACTTTACAAGAGCAACTCACTCAAGATGAAGTTTACCTCAATCGCTATGGTAATTTTATTCAAGATTGGATTGAAAAAGTACGCAACCCATCAGAACGCGATCGCCACGATTTAAGACAGGTATATTTAGATAATGCTAACGTCGTCGGTATCACCTGCGTACAAGCCGCAAATCGTGATTTTTCCGAAGAATTTCAGTGCTTTGATGTGGTGATTGTTGATGAAGTTAGTAAATGTACGCCACCAGAATTGCTGATTCCTGCTTTAAAGGGTAGAAAATTAGTCATGGTGGGCGATCATCGACAATTACCGCCAATGCTCGATACTAGTACTTTAGAAGAAGTTGTCCAAGAAATTGGCAGTAGCAGAGAAGAATTGCAATTTTTAGAAGAGTCTCTCTTCAAAAGCCAATTTGAAGATGCGGATCAAAGCATTAAACAAATGTTAACTACTCAATATCGAATGCACCCCAATATTATGGGTGCAATCAATCAATTTTATGAGGGTAAATTGGAATGTGGAATTTCGCAGCCAGATATTAAACGCGCTCATGATTTAGCTGGGGAAATAGTTCAACCTCAACACCATTTACTTTGGGTTAAAATGCCCAGAGAAAATGCATTTCAAGAACAGCGTGAAGGCACTTCTTTATTTAACCTTCAGGAAATAGATGTGATTGAAGCTTTATGTCAGCAATTTGAAAATACTTGGGCTGCAAAAGTCGCCTGTGGTGAACCCAAAAAAGAAATTGCTGTAATTACATTTTATGGCGCTCAACTCAGAAAAATTGATGAACGCTTACAACCAGAACTTTTCCCCTCACTGCAAATTCGTACTGGTACAGTTGATAGATTTCAGGGTATGGAACGCCCCGTTGTAATTGTGAGCATGGTTCGCAACAATAATAAAGGAGATGTAGGATTTGCGAAAAAATCAGAACGGGTAAATGTCGCTTTTTCTCGCGCTCAAGAATTGCTAGTAATTGTAGGCTGTCACGATTTATTTACCAAGCAACCTGGTAAAGTCGGCAATATGTACTCAGAAGTTGCTAATGTTGTTAGTCATCATGGAGGTTTTGTTGATGTTTCTCACATCCTCAAATAA
- a CDS encoding ABC transporter substrate-binding protein has translation MNSQKETKLLILSLLCTTGVLGLGLWLWNQFSGNSLTSLIPGNSSQPINGGSQSQRISLGGKILVAADTSADKEAGVQAFAKGDFATASTKLKSSLQKHRNDPESLIYLNNSQTKNTNSLKIAVSVPIGGNLDVAKEILRGVAQAQDEVNRSGGIKGKLLQVAIANDDNEANQAQQIAKQFVQDPSILAVVGHNSSNASIAAAPIYQEGGLVMISPSSTAQNLSGIGNYIFRTVPSNGSFAASLANYTIKTARKNNIAICADSKSIDTQSFKDEFIKGIVAGGGKINPTNCDVAAADFNPSALISQFISSGADSLVLAPHVDRINKALDLAAANNGKLTLFASPTLYTFQTLQVGKSDVSGLVLAIPWHPQAIPGNPFPQNAVKLWGGNVNWRTATAYDATIAIAKGLQQDSTRDGLEKALHSPSLVANGATGKIQFLPSGDRNGTAVLVKIQPSNKSATGYDFMPL, from the coding sequence ATGAATTCTCAGAAAGAAACTAAGCTGCTAATTTTATCTCTGCTGTGTACTACTGGTGTATTAGGTTTGGGCTTGTGGTTGTGGAATCAATTTTCCGGTAACAGTTTGACTTCCTTAATACCTGGGAATAGTTCGCAACCAATTAACGGAGGTTCTCAATCACAGCGAATCAGTTTAGGTGGGAAAATTTTAGTGGCTGCTGATACGAGTGCTGATAAAGAAGCAGGAGTACAAGCTTTTGCGAAAGGCGATTTTGCTACTGCTAGCACCAAGTTAAAATCATCGCTGCAAAAACACCGCAACGATCCAGAAAGCTTAATTTATTTAAATAATTCACAGACAAAAAATACTAATTCCCTGAAAATTGCCGTGAGTGTACCTATCGGCGGGAATTTAGATGTGGCAAAAGAAATTCTCCGAGGTGTAGCCCAGGCTCAAGATGAAGTCAATCGTAGCGGTGGTATCAAGGGTAAACTTTTGCAGGTGGCGATCGCTAACGATGATAATGAGGCTAACCAAGCTCAACAGATTGCCAAGCAATTTGTCCAAGATCCTAGCATTCTAGCTGTAGTCGGACATAACTCTAGTAATGCTTCTATTGCGGCTGCACCAATTTACCAAGAGGGGGGATTAGTGATGATTTCTCCCAGCAGCACAGCACAAAATCTCTCTGGTATTGGTAATTATATATTTCGTACTGTTCCTAGTAATGGCTCATTTGCTGCTAGCCTGGCTAATTACACCATTAAAACGGCGCGTAAAAACAATATTGCTATTTGTGCAGACTCAAAATCAATCGATACTCAATCTTTCAAGGATGAGTTTATCAAAGGTATAGTTGCTGGAGGCGGTAAGATAAACCCCACAAATTGCGATGTTGCTGCGGCTGATTTTAATCCCAGCGCCTTGATTTCCCAATTCATTAGCAGTGGTGCAGATAGCTTAGTTTTAGCGCCTCATGTCGATAGAATTAACAAAGCTTTAGACCTAGCAGCGGCAAATAACGGTAAATTAACACTGTTTGCTAGCCCCACGCTGTACACATTTCAAACGCTACAAGTAGGCAAAAGCGATGTAAGTGGCTTAGTTTTAGCTATACCTTGGCATCCCCAAGCAATTCCAGGTAATCCTTTTCCACAGAATGCGGTGAAACTTTGGGGCGGAAATGTGAATTGGCGAACCGCCACAGCTTATGATGCGACAATTGCGATCGCCAAAGGTTTACAACAAGATAGCACCCGCGATGGCTTAGAAAAAGCACTGCATAGTCCCAGCCTAGTTGCGAATGGTGCTACAGGTAAAATCCAATTTTTACCATCAGGCGATCGCAATGGCACAGCAGTTTTAGTAAAAATTCAACCTAGCAATAAATCTGCGACTGGGTATGACTTTATGCCATTGTAG
- the argB gene encoding acetylglutamate kinase, which produces MMVNDTEYIRQTEATRVQVLSEALPYIQQFAGRTVVVKYGGAAMKDSTLKDQVIRDIVFLSCVGLRPILVHGGGPEINSWLDKLGIEAQFKNGLRVTDAPTMDVVEMVLVGRVNKEIVELINQAGGLAVGLCGKDGNLITARPQGQEGIGFVGEVSNVNIKILETLASNGYIPVVSSVAADETGQAYNINADTVAGEIAAALGAEKLILLTDTRGILKDYKDPSTLIPKVDIPEARDLIATGVVSGGMIPKVNCCVRSLAQGVKAAHIIDGRIPHALLLEIFTDVGIGTMILGSQFRG; this is translated from the coding sequence ATAATGGTCAACGATACTGAGTACATTAGGCAAACTGAAGCCACTCGTGTACAGGTGCTTAGCGAAGCTCTGCCTTATATTCAACAGTTCGCCGGACGTACTGTTGTTGTCAAATATGGCGGTGCGGCGATGAAAGATAGCACCCTCAAAGATCAGGTGATCCGCGATATTGTATTCTTATCCTGCGTCGGCTTGCGCCCGATTTTAGTCCACGGTGGCGGCCCGGAAATTAACAGTTGGTTAGATAAGCTGGGAATTGAAGCGCAATTTAAGAATGGTTTGCGAGTCACTGATGCGCCCACAATGGATGTGGTGGAAATGGTATTAGTGGGTCGAGTTAATAAGGAAATTGTTGAACTGATTAACCAAGCTGGCGGTTTGGCTGTGGGACTCTGCGGTAAAGATGGTAATCTCATCACAGCCCGTCCCCAAGGCCAAGAAGGTATCGGCTTTGTTGGGGAAGTCAGTAATGTCAATATCAAAATTTTAGAAACTCTAGCTAGCAATGGCTATATTCCCGTTGTGTCTAGTGTCGCCGCCGACGAGACAGGACAAGCTTATAACATAAACGCTGATACCGTTGCTGGGGAAATAGCAGCAGCTTTAGGTGCAGAAAAGTTAATTTTACTGACTGACACCAGAGGTATTTTAAAAGATTACAAAGATCCGTCTACTTTGATCCCCAAAGTGGATATACCCGAAGCGAGAGATTTAATCGCCACGGGTGTAGTTAGCGGAGGGATGATTCCGAAGGTCAATTGCTGTGTGCGATCGCTCGCTCAAGGAGTCAAGGCTGCACATATCATTGATGGTCGCATTCCCCACGCTTTGCTGTTGGAAATCTTTACTGATGTTGGTATTGGAACTATGATTCTCGGTTCCCAATTTAGAGGCTGA
- a CDS encoding mechanosensitive ion channel family protein — MMQWILPVVFVLAGLLAGIIAEKFFFKKLKTFVLKTKLPGSEIIFLSLHRMTFIWFVLAGFSAAVLSAPIKPDIATVLHKIVTIVILYSVTIVLARLTAGFVNLFITRSEGVSASLISNIAKTAVFVLGSLILLQTVGVEITPIITTLGISGLAVGLALKDTLENLFAGFYLLISKQVRTGDYVKLADSHEGYVIDISWRNTTIRELSNNVIIVPNCKLSSAIFINYHLPVKEITLTLNVGVDYESDLEQVETVTVEVAKEVMAEIAPELIANEPYIRFHSFGDFSIDFTLYMRVNEFFDQRIGRHLFIKKLHKRYQQEGIKIPFPARELFIPENAAKVGQ; from the coding sequence ATGATGCAATGGATTCTGCCAGTTGTATTTGTTCTTGCTGGCTTACTAGCAGGAATAATTGCGGAGAAATTTTTCTTCAAAAAGTTGAAAACATTTGTTCTCAAGACAAAACTTCCAGGAAGCGAAATTATATTTCTCTCATTGCATCGCATGACATTTATTTGGTTTGTGCTGGCAGGATTTTCTGCAGCAGTTCTTAGCGCTCCGATCAAACCAGATATTGCCACTGTCCTACATAAAATAGTCACTATAGTTATACTTTACTCAGTCACAATAGTTTTAGCTAGATTGACTGCTGGTTTTGTCAATTTATTTATTACTAGATCTGAAGGAGTTTCAGCATCACTCATTTCTAATATTGCTAAGACTGCTGTTTTCGTTTTAGGTTCGCTAATTCTTTTACAAACAGTCGGTGTAGAAATTACCCCAATAATTACAACTTTAGGTATTAGTGGTTTAGCAGTCGGTTTAGCTCTCAAAGATACACTAGAGAATTTATTTGCAGGCTTTTATCTGCTAATTTCTAAGCAAGTTAGAACTGGAGATTATGTCAAACTAGCGGATAGCCATGAAGGATATGTGATAGATATTTCTTGGCGCAATACAACTATTAGGGAACTTTCAAATAACGTTATCATTGTACCTAACTGTAAGTTATCTTCAGCAATTTTTATTAACTACCATCTGCCAGTTAAAGAAATTACTCTTACTCTTAATGTCGGAGTTGATTACGAGAGCGATTTAGAACAGGTAGAAACGGTAACAGTAGAAGTTGCTAAAGAAGTGATGGCAGAAATAGCACCAGAGTTAATCGCTAATGAACCATATATCAGATTCCACAGTTTTGGAGATTTTAGTATAGATTTTACTCTTTATATGCGTGTCAATGAATTCTTTGACCAAAGAATTGGTAGACATTTATTTATTAAAAAATTACATAAGCGATATCAGCAAGAAGGAATTAAAATTCCTTTTCCTGCTAGAGAATTGTTTATACCCGAAAATGCTGCCAAAGTTGGACAATAA
- a CDS encoding Uma2 family endonuclease produces the protein MSTLVKSITLEEFLQLPETKPASEYIDGKVSQKVMPQGEHSLLQVELCERINQIAKPQKIALAFPELRCIFGGAAIVPDIVVFRWERIPREPSGRIANRFETHPDWAIEILSPEQSQAKVLRNLLHCSQNGTELGWLIFPEEASILTIFPNQRVEMLTGKDLLPVLSNLDLSLSVEQVFSWLTLE, from the coding sequence ATGAGTACACTAGTCAAATCCATCACCTTAGAAGAATTTCTCCAATTACCAGAAACCAAACCTGCCTCAGAGTACATCGATGGAAAAGTGAGTCAAAAAGTTATGCCTCAAGGAGAACATAGCCTACTACAAGTAGAACTCTGTGAAAGAATTAACCAAATAGCTAAACCTCAAAAAATTGCCCTAGCTTTTCCCGAACTGCGTTGTATTTTTGGCGGTGCAGCTATAGTTCCTGATATTGTGGTATTTCGTTGGGAACGCATTCCTCGTGAACCATCTGGCAGAATTGCTAACCGTTTTGAAACTCATCCTGATTGGGCAATAGAAATCCTCTCTCCAGAGCAAAGTCAAGCTAAAGTTCTGCGTAACTTACTCCACTGTTCTCAAAATGGCACAGAATTAGGGTGGCTAATTTTTCCAGAAGAAGCGAGTATTTTAACTATATTTCCAAATCAAAGAGTTGAAATGCTAACAGGTAAAGATTTGCTACCTGTTCTTAGTAATCTAGATTTATCTTTAAGCGTTGAGCAAGTTTTTAGTTGGTTAACGCTTGAGTAA
- a CDS encoding histone deacetylase: MDLPIIYHPDYVAPLPEGHRFPMAKFQQLYELLIADGVAQIEQFHTPVHPSAELIELVHTGDYVRAYCEGTLDSKAQRRIGLPWSPALANRTCVAVGGTILTAQLALSQGLACNTAGGTHHAFPSYGSGFCIFNDLAIASRVLQKLGLAQKILIVDLDVHQGDGTAFIFQDDDSVFTFSMHCEVNFPGTKQTSDLDVPLLEGMEDDAYLQTLAKYLPDLLSEVKPDIVFYDAGVDPHIGDRLGKLALTDTGIFRREMQVLSTCVSAGYPVACVIGGGYADDLSSLVWRHSLVHRAASEVYRQYKL; the protein is encoded by the coding sequence GTGGATTTACCGATTATTTATCATCCAGATTACGTTGCGCCGCTACCGGAGGGACATCGGTTTCCGATGGCGAAGTTTCAGCAATTATACGAATTGTTAATAGCTGATGGGGTAGCGCAAATTGAGCAATTTCATACGCCTGTGCATCCTTCAGCAGAATTGATTGAGTTGGTTCATACTGGTGATTATGTTCGAGCTTACTGTGAAGGAACTTTAGATTCTAAAGCACAACGGCGTATTGGTTTACCGTGGAGTCCAGCATTGGCTAATCGTACCTGTGTAGCGGTCGGTGGTACAATACTGACTGCCCAACTAGCACTGAGTCAGGGTTTAGCTTGCAATACGGCTGGTGGAACTCATCATGCTTTTCCCAGTTATGGATCTGGTTTTTGTATTTTCAATGATTTAGCGATCGCATCTCGCGTTTTACAAAAACTCGGACTGGCTCAAAAAATCTTAATAGTGGATTTAGATGTGCATCAAGGTGATGGTACGGCTTTTATCTTCCAAGATGATGACAGCGTGTTCACATTTTCGATGCATTGTGAAGTGAATTTTCCCGGTACTAAGCAAACTAGCGATTTAGATGTACCTTTACTAGAAGGGATGGAAGATGATGCCTACTTGCAAACTTTAGCAAAGTATCTACCTGATTTATTGTCAGAGGTAAAGCCAGATATCGTTTTTTATGACGCAGGTGTCGATCCACATATCGGCGATCGCCTGGGAAAATTAGCTTTAACCGATACTGGGATATTCCGGCGCGAAATGCAGGTTTTGAGTACTTGTGTTAGCGCTGGTTATCCCGTCGCCTGTGTTATTGGTGGCGGTTACGCCGACGATTTGTCATCGCTGGTTTGGCGACATTCTTTAGTACATCGTGCTGCTAGTGAAGTGTACAGACAATATAAACTATAA